GGCATCACTTCGGTAAGTGCCACCACCATCGCGCCGTTGTAGCTGCCGTAGAGGAAGGACAGCCAGAGCTCGACTTCCAGCAGCCGGGCGAAGCTCGGTTCGGCCACGAGCCAGGACAGCATCGGGTAGGCGCTGACCAGCGCCAGGATCGTAGCCGCCAGCAGCAGCGGCTTGCGTCCTACACGGTCGGAGACAGCGCCCATCACGGGCAGCCAGATGAAGTTGGACAGGCCGATGCACATGGTCACCAGCAGGCTGTCGAAATCGGACAGGTGCAGTTCGTTCTTGCCGAAAGTCGGGGTGTAGGCGGTGATCAGGTAGAACGACACGGTGGTCATCACCACCATCGCCGTACCCGCCAGCACCAGGCCGAAGTTCTGGCCGATGGAGCGCAGCACCTCGGAAAGACTCGGGCGATGCTTGCGCTGCTGGAACTCCGGGGTCTCTTCCAGAGAGCGGCGGATGATGAACAGCGCCGGGACGATCATGCAGCCAACGAAGAACGGCACGCGCCAACCCCATTCGCCCATGTCCTGCGGAGTGAGCCAGTGGTTGAGCAGCACGCCGAGCAGGCCGGCGAACACCACCGCGACCTGTTGGCTGGCCGACTGCCAACTGACGAAGAAGCCGCGGCGACCCGGCGTGGCGATTTCCGCCAGGTACACCGAGACACCACCCAGTTCGACCCCGGCGGAAAAGCCCTGCAGCAGGCGCCCGAACAGCACCAGCAGCGGCGCGGCCACGCCCAGCGTGGCATAGCCGGGGACGAAGGCGATCAGCAGGGTTCCCATCGCCATCAGGCCGAGGGTGATGATCAGGCCCTGGCGACGGCCGTGGCGGTCGATGTAGGCACCGAGGAAGATTGCACCGAGCGGGCGCATCAGGAAGCCGGCGCCGAAGGTGGCGAGCGATAGCATCAGGGAGGCGAAGGCATTGTCGCCGGGGAAGAAGGTCTTGGCGATGGCGGTGGCGTAGAAGCCATACACCATGAAGTCGTACATCTCGAGGAAGTTGCCGCTCACGACACGGAAGACGGCTTTGGCTTTGGAATTGTTCGAGGCCATGGGAGATCACTCAGGCTGACACACGGGAGGATTTCCGGCAGGAAATCGGCCGTCGTCGTCCGGATGCAGGCAGGCAACGGCTCGACGACTTATTTGTAACCCTATGTGTAAACCAACCTGCTCGACAATCAAAAAATGGCTGAAAGGCCCGAATTTACTGGGCTTGAAAGATTGGCGAAAGCTTCGCGACGGCTCGTCGGAAATCCATTGGAAATACCGAGCGGCTCATTGACAGGGAAACAGATGAGCAATTTCCGAGCATTCTGGCTGCGTACTGACGCCGCTTCAGGCGAAGAACCAGTAGCACACGCCGATGGAAGCCAGCACGCCGGCCAGGTCAGCCATCAGCGCACAGCCCACCGCGTGGCGGGCGCGCTGGATGCCGACCGCGCCGAAATACACCGCCAGCACGTAGAAGGTGGTTTCGGTGCTGCCCTGCACGGTGGCGGCCACCAGCGCCGGGAAGCTGTCCACACCGTGGGACTGCATGGTTTCCAGCAGCATCGCCCGCGCCGCGCTGCCGGAGAACGGCTTGACCAGGGCGGTAGGCAAGGCATCGACGAAGCGCGTATCCAGGCCGATTCCGTCGACCACCCAGCGAATCCCGCCGAGCGCCAGCTCCAGCGCGCCGGAGGCACGCAGCACGCCGATTGCGCAGAGCATCGCCACCAGGTAGGGCAGCAGGCTCTTGGCGACGTCGAAGCCCTCTTTCGCACCCTCGACGAAGGTTTCGTACACCGGCACCTTTTTCAACCAGCCAACGACCAGGAACAGCATGATGATGCCGAACAGCGTGAGGTTGCCTAGCAGCGAGGAAAGCTGCGCCAGCGCGGTTGCCGAAAGCCCGGCCAGCAGCGTCATGAAGGCAGCGAGCACCAGCGCGCCGGGGATCAGGTAGGCCAGCACCACCGGGTCCCAGAGGCGCAGGCGCTGCATCAGCGCCACGCTGAGCAGGCCAACCAGAGTCGAGGCACTGGTCGCCAGCAGGATAGGCAGGAAAACCAGGGTCGGATCGGCGGCGCCCTGCTGGGCGCGGTACATGAAGATGGTGACCGGCAGCAGGGTCAACGACGAGGCGTTGAGCACCAGAAACAGGATCTGCGCGTTGCTCGCGGTGGTCTGGCTGGGATTGAGTTCCTGCAGCGCTTTCATCGCCTTGAGGCCGATGGGCGTGGCGGCATTGTCCAGGCCCAGGCCGTTGGCGGCGAAGTTGAGGGTGATCAGGCCGATGGCCGGATGTCCGGCGGGCACTTCCGGCATCAACCGGCGAAACAGCGGGCCCAGGAGCACCGCGAGCTTTTCTACCAGGCCGGCTTTCTCGGCGATGCGCAGGAAACCCAGCCAGAGGGTCAGGGTACCGAACAGCAGGACCATGACTTCCACCGACAGCCTGGCCATCGCAAACAGGCTTTCGACCATAGCGGCGAACACCGTCGCCTCGCCCCCGAGCAGCCAACGTGAAAGCGCGGTGATCGCCGCGACGATGAAAAAGCTCAGCCACAGGCCGTTGAGCATGGATCGTCCCCCTTGGAATGGCCGGGATGATAGCGGCACGAGCCCCTCTGGCGCCAGAAACGACAAGGCCCCGGACTATGCCGGGGCCCTGTGTATAACTCTGTCTGGATCAATGAACGGCAGTGCCGTCCTTGACGTCGAGAGTCTCGCCTTCGAGGAAGGCGTCGACGCGGCCTTTCTGCATCGCCTCCCAGTAGCGCGCGCCCTTCTGCGGGTCGTAGACACCCTCCCACTTGGCGATCACCAGCACGGCCAGCGCGTTGCCGATCACATTCAGAGCGGTACGCGCCATGTCCATGATGCGGTCGACGCCAGCGATGAAGGCCAGGCCCTCCAGAGGAATGCCCACGCTGCCCAGGGTCGCCAGCAGCACCACGAAGGATACGCCTGGCACGCCAGCGATCCCCTTGGAAGTGACCATCAGGGTCAGCACCAGCATCAGTTGCTGGCCGATGGACAGGTCGATGCCATAGAGCTGCGCGATGAAAATCGCCGCGATGCTCTGGTACAGGGTCGAGCCGTCGAGGTTGAAGGAGTAGCCGGTGGGCACGACGAAGCTGCTCACCGCCTTGGGCGCGCCATAGGCTTCCATCTTCTCGATGATTCGTGGCAGCACGGTCTCGGAGCTGGCGGTGGAGTAAGCCAGGACCAGTTCATCCTTGAAGATGCGCATCAGCTTGATGATGGAGAAGCCGAACAGGCGAGCGGCCAGGCCCAGCACCATGAAGGCGAAGAAGGCGATGGCGAAGTACACCAGCACCACCAGCTTGGCCAGCGGCAGCAGCGAGGCGAAGCCGAAGTTGGCGACGGTCACGGCGATCAGGGCGAACACGCCAATGGGGGCGTAGCGCATGATCATGTGGGTGACGCGGAACATGGCCTCTGCCACACCCTGGAACATCTTAACCAACGGCTCGCGGGTCGGCGCCGGCAGCGACGACAGGCCCAGGCCGAACATCACGGAGAAGAAAATGATCGGCAGCATTTCGCCGCGCGCCATTGCCGCGAAGATGTTAGAGGGGATCAGGTTGAGGATGGTCTCGATGAAGGCGTGGTGGTGTTCGACTTCCTTGGCGGTCTGCGCGTACTGGGAGATATCCACAGTGCCCAGGGTGCTCATGTCGATGCCTGCGCCAGGCTGGAAGATATTCGCCAGCAGCAGGCCGACCACGATGGCGATCGTGGTGATGATTTCGAAATAGATGATGGTCTTTAGACCGATCCGGCCGAGCTTCTTCGCATCACCCATGCCGGCGATGCCGACGATGAGCGAGGAGATCACGATCGGAACCACGATCATCTTGATCAGGCG
The Pseudomonas triclosanedens DNA segment above includes these coding regions:
- the tcuC gene encoding MFS transporter, whose translation is MASNNSKAKAVFRVVSGNFLEMYDFMVYGFYATAIAKTFFPGDNAFASLMLSLATFGAGFLMRPLGAIFLGAYIDRHGRRQGLIITLGLMAMGTLLIAFVPGYATLGVAAPLLVLFGRLLQGFSAGVELGGVSVYLAEIATPGRRGFFVSWQSASQQVAVVFAGLLGVLLNHWLTPQDMGEWGWRVPFFVGCMIVPALFIIRRSLEETPEFQQRKHRPSLSEVLRSIGQNFGLVLAGTAMVVMTTVSFYLITAYTPTFGKNELHLSDFDSLLVTMCIGLSNFIWLPVMGAVSDRVGRKPLLLAATILALVSAYPMLSWLVAEPSFARLLEVELWLSFLYGSYNGAMVVALTEVMPADVRTTGFSLAYSLATATFGGFTPAVCTWLIHALDNKAAPGIWLSGAALMGLLATLVLFRKGGRASATRALASSGA
- a CDS encoding nucleoside recognition domain-containing protein, producing the protein MLNGLWLSFFIVAAITALSRWLLGGEATVFAAMVESLFAMARLSVEVMVLLFGTLTLWLGFLRIAEKAGLVEKLAVLLGPLFRRLMPEVPAGHPAIGLITLNFAANGLGLDNAATPIGLKAMKALQELNPSQTTASNAQILFLVLNASSLTLLPVTIFMYRAQQGAADPTLVFLPILLATSASTLVGLLSVALMQRLRLWDPVVLAYLIPGALVLAAFMTLLAGLSATALAQLSSLLGNLTLFGIIMLFLVVGWLKKVPVYETFVEGAKEGFDVAKSLLPYLVAMLCAIGVLRASGALELALGGIRWVVDGIGLDTRFVDALPTALVKPFSGSAARAMLLETMQSHGVDSFPALVAATVQGSTETTFYVLAVYFGAVGIQRARHAVGCALMADLAGVLASIGVCYWFFA
- the gltP gene encoding glutamate/aspartate:proton symporter GltP, with the protein product MGKAKLSLAWQILIGLVLGIALGAALNHFSADKAWWISNILQPAGDIFIRLIKMIVVPIVISSLIVGIAGMGDAKKLGRIGLKTIIYFEIITTIAIVVGLLLANIFQPGAGIDMSTLGTVDISQYAQTAKEVEHHHAFIETILNLIPSNIFAAMARGEMLPIIFFSVMFGLGLSSLPAPTREPLVKMFQGVAEAMFRVTHMIMRYAPIGVFALIAVTVANFGFASLLPLAKLVVLVYFAIAFFAFMVLGLAARLFGFSIIKLMRIFKDELVLAYSTASSETVLPRIIEKMEAYGAPKAVSSFVVPTGYSFNLDGSTLYQSIAAIFIAQLYGIDLSIGQQLMLVLTLMVTSKGIAGVPGVSFVVLLATLGSVGIPLEGLAFIAGVDRIMDMARTALNVIGNALAVLVIAKWEGVYDPQKGARYWEAMQKGRVDAFLEGETLDVKDGTAVH